tgaacatttttgtttttaaggTTCTAATTGATCGAACGAACGTAAACCCAATTTTTCACGTCAATTCTTCAGGTTTTttctgtaaaattataatttttgataggctaaaaatagataaatcaaattatttcccGATTTCATTCTAAATTAACTGGTTTCTACATAACTAAATAAAAGTAGCTCAAAATAATAGCATTCAaattagtgataataataattaaattgatattattaatagATATATTAGAGATTTACTCTGTGATGAAGTTGCAAGAGGCCATAACTAGTAAGGGTAATCCTGCGGTGATTCTCGATGGATATAAATTTAGGAAAGATAGAACTTCATCCCAGGGTTACATAATTTGGCGATGTTTAAAaaaggaatgcaaaatttcaataaaaacagaCCAAGCGTATTCTCTTGAGTCCACTCCAACCTGCAAGCATAATCATCCACCTAACACCTCAGGCAGCGCTATGGAAGATAATTCATTATCTCTAAATGATTCAAATAGGAAATCTCCTGACAATGTTGCAGTAATGGAGAGATCCATAAATGATCATTTACCGAAAGTCACTGATATCTCGACTACTGATAATAGCTTGTTATCGCTGAATGAAATAACCTTTCATGATAATAATGTTGCTGCTTTTAGCGAATCTATTTTGCCTGTTGAAAATTCTGAAGTGATAGCATCAGCTGATCCTGAAGTCTTTAATAAAAACAACTCGTGTAGCACCCCTATAAATACGAGTTCTCCAACATAATCGATTTCGAATGCTATGCGTAACGATGAAGATTTGACAGTTCTATCATTGCGAAAAGAAATCAATGATTTGATGGATAAAATGGCAACTTTGAAACAGCAATGGAACGATGCAATAGAACATGCTATTGAAACTGATAAGAAGCtgatggaaaataataatatattagatcAAATGAAAGTAAGCATAGAGGTTTTGGAGGTTGAAAACACTGCCCtgaaaagtgagaaaaaatgtatggAAATTGAGCTCCAGGATCTAAGAAATTTTTATAGGCCAGGTGATACGttatcaaatcattcattgaacTCCTCCATTACTGTAGCGAAAAACTCATTtgacattttaaataattatgaaaaactGACAGATATGACTTGTAGTACTAATAAACGCTCAAACGTAAGAGCACGAAGAGTGAAACACAAAAAAAGAGTGTTAGTTTTGGCAGATAGTCATGGACGAGATTTAGGTTGGGATCTAAATCGTGAATTCGAGAATGACGGTTATGAAGTAACTGTAGTTGCGAGACCAGGAGCGAATTTCAAGACAGTTACACATGACATGAATAGATTGACCAGAGATTTCAGTTTTGACGATAAAGTTATTGTAATTGCCGGAACAAATGACGTAGTGAGTCACACAAAACAGCCTACTGAACTTGACTTGCAACCaatcatggaaacagctaaGAAAACTAAAGTATCAATCTCGACAGTTCCTTACCGATACGACAGACCGCTCATGAATGAGAATGTTGGTAAATTGAATGCATGGCTGTCTGAACGAATCTCTCATATCAATGATGTACAATTGCTAGAGCTTGCAAACTTTGAAATAGCTGATTTCACTCGCCATGGTctgcatttgaataataatagagGAAAGCCTAAACTTCGGAAATTGATTCGTGAGCACGTAACAGGCAGTTCAATAGCAAAGAGTACAAATCATGGTAATGGAGATACTAGTATGTCACAGATGACTCAAGAAGGTAGAGATATTTCGGTACTGTCAAATAGTGCTTTTTTATAGGATGTGAAGTTTTCCATGTAAATTGTCAGGGCCTCTCGAATGCCAAGTTAGACCTGGAAATTCTGCTTtcgaataaaaattcaaatatcgACGTTTTGTGTTTGACGGAGCACTGGCTTACTGAGTGTGAATTGAATGTTTTATCACTGCCTGGTTATAGACTTGTGTCACAATATtgcagaaaaaacaaaattcgaGGAGGTTCATGTATATTCACACGAGAAGAATccacaaaacatttcaagtgtAGAGAAGATCTAGTTGCATTGGCGGAAGAAAGTCATTTTGAAATATCGGCAGTAGAGCTCAAATTGAATGATATGTCTCACAAAATGGTATTCTTGAACATATATAGGGccccaaattcaaattttgaagtgtTCATCGAGCTTCTCAGGTCAGTCCTTTCTAGAGTCATAAGAGAGAGGAGGAAATTGGTTTGCCTTTGCGGCGATTTCAATATAGATTTTCTTAAAGAAGATAGaaataaaaagttatttgaGAATCTATTATCCACATTTAAATTGAACAAGTTGACAGATGGCCCGACACGTATCACAAGAAAAACAGCATcagaaattgattatattatatccAATTATCCTCAAACTCTGTGTTCCAGCGAAATAATTCCCTGCTCATTCACGGATCATGAGGGAAGTAGTGTTAAGTTTGGATTAGAGAAAccaaaatcaaattataaaaaatatgttaaacCAAAATGTGGGAAAAGGAAATGTTTTCGTGTAATTGATACACCTAATATAAATGCTCTAAATGACGGGCTATCAAAAGAGACTTGGCATGCAGTATATGATtcaaataatgttgaaaatatgTTTGACAATTTCATGAGCTCCTACATTAACCATTGCAACAGCTCAGTTCCAGAGAAATCAGTTAGCagggaaagaaagagagatCAGATTCCCTGGATTACTCCTGGCATTAGAATATCCAGTGATAGGATGAAAACTCTGAATTGTCTTGTTAAAACTCAATATTTTAATGACTCTCTCATTTATATCAAAACAAATACAGGATTTAGATACCTTAgctttgaaatatattataaaatttacaaaagTATCTATAAGAAAGTTTTGAAAGTTGCTAAAAAAAAGGCCGCCACTGCTTATATAAAAAATTCTTCTAATCAAGTTAGAGCTATCTGGAAGTTTGTTAGGCTTGAATCAGCGAAAAACCAGGAATTAACCTCAGATATGTGCATTGCTAATGAAATAGGGAATATCAAAAGAGGAAAAGAGGCTGCTGATATattgaacaattattttattaatgcaccattaaaaatacaaaattcactcctagaaaaaaatgatatatGGGATTATCGTTCAGTATTCAATATGAATCTTAAAAGTAAACAGAGGTTCTCAATCTTTAAGCCTTTAAGTTgtgaagaattaaaagaaataattaaatccttaaaaaataaaaaatcctgcgattgtttcaatatatcaaattttcaaaaataattcctACTTATAAAAAAGGCAGAAAGGAGCTTCCAGAAAACCATAGGCCTATCGCTAACACTCCTGTTTTCCTAAAAATCTATGAATATGTAGTGCTTGAAAGAATGAGAGAGTATCTGAGTCAAATAGGTTTGTTGTCATCtaatcaatttggtttccggCCAGGTTTCTCAATAAACGATGCACTTTTCTCGGTTGTAGATGAAATATTGTCATCTGtggataaaaaaatgaaagtgtATGGGTTGATAGCAGATCTCTCATAAGCTTTCGACCTGGTAAATGTTGAGATCATGATGAACAAGCTGCAACTGTATGGATTTGATGGCGCCGTCCTTAGATGGttcttttcatattttgatAAAAGGTATCAGCAGGTTGTTATTGACTCCCACTTATATGAGTGTCATTCTGATTGGATGAGAACAAGAAGTGGGGTCCCCCAGGGATCAGTACTCGGCCCCCTGCTTTTTGTTCTCTATATAAATGACTTGCCTTCCTACCTTGATCCAGCTAGGAGTGTTTTGTATGCGGACGATGTAAGCATCTTACTGAAAAGCAATAGCCAGCCAAATGCTGAACTAGAGAGCAAAACAGCCcttattaaattacaaaaatggcTATCAGCCAATATGTTGATTTTGAATAAGGATAAAACTAAAGAAATACCTTTCCGAACTACTAAAGAAGGCAGCTTGAAAATTGATGGTCATAAAATAGAATCTGTAAATAGTATAAGAGTACTTGGGGTGGTGATTGACTCTGATCTTTCTTGGAGACCCCATCTGGATAGCCTGAAAACAAAACTAATCTCAGCAATTTTTGTTCTGAGAAACCTGAAAACTTCTCTTGATTCAATGGCTCTGAAGAGTGTGTATTTCGCTTTGTTCCACTCCCATTTAAACTATGGAATAATTTTTTGGGGAAATTCTAGTAGTGTAGTGGAAGTGTTCAGATTGCAGAAGTGGGCATTGAGGGTGATGATGGGAGAATCAATTAGAACAAGTTGTCGGCCCTACTTTAAAGCACTTGGTATTCTACCACTCCCAAGTCAATATATCCTAGAAACAGTCTGCTTTATAAAGAAACACATAAACGAATTAAATACAGGCGAAACATTTCATCAATATCCAACCAGATTCAGAAATAATTTAAGAGAAGATGCTCATCAAAGTGCTATGTATAAAAAAGGCAGAAAGGAGCTTCCAGAAAACCATAGGCCTATCGCTAACACTCCTGTTTTCCTAAAAATCTATGAATATGTAGTGCTTGAAAGAATGAGAGAGTATCTGAGTCAAATAGGTTTGTTGTCATCtaatcaatttggtttccggCCAGGTTTCTCAATAAACGATGCACTTTTCTCGGTTGTAGATGAAATATTGTCATCTGtggataaaaaaatgaaagtgtATGGGTTGATAGCAGATCTCTCATAAGCTTTCGACCTGGTAAATGTTGAGATCATGATGAACAAGCTGCAACTGTATGGATTTGATGGCGCTGTCCTTAGATGGttcttttcatattttgatAAAAGGTATCAGCAGGTTGTTATTGACTCCCACTTGTATGAGTATCATTCTGATTGGATGAGAACAAGAAGTGGGGTCCCCCAGGGATCAGTACTCGGCCCCCTGCTTTTTGTTCTCTATATAAATGACTTGCCTTCCTACCTTGATCCAGCTAGGAGTGTTTTGTATGCGGACGATGTAAGCATCTTACTGAAAAGCAATAGCCAGCCAAATGCTGAACTAGAGAGCAAAACAGCCcttattaaattacaaaaatggcTATCAGCCAATATGTTGATTTTGAATAAGGATAAAACTAAAGAAATACCTTTCCGAACTACTAAAGAAGGCAGCTTGAAAATTGATGGTCATAAAATAGAATCTGTAAATAGTATAAGAGTACTTGGGGTGGTGATTGACTCTGATCTTTCTTGGAGACCCCATCTGGATAGCCTGAAAACAAAACTAATCTCAGCAATTTTTGTTCTGAGAAACCTGAAAACTTCTCTTGATTCAATGGCTCTGAAGAGTGTGTATTTCGCTTTGTTCCACTCCCATTTAAACTATGGAATAATTTTTTGGGGAAATTCTAGTAGTGTAGTGGAAGTGTTCAGATTGCAGAAGTGGGCATTGAGGGTGATGATGGGAGAATCAATTAGAACAAGTTGTCGGCCCTACTTTAAAGCACTTGGTATTCTACCACTCCCAAGTCAATATATCCTAGAAACAGTCTGCTTTATAAAGAAACACATAAACGAATTAAATACAGGCGAAACATTTCATCAATATCCAACCAGATTCAGAAATAATTTAAGAGAAGATGCTCATCAAAGTGCTATGTATGAGAGAGGTGTAAGAAGTTCAGGTATCCGGATGTACAACATATTGCCCTCTCACATAAAAGATACTTCTGGAAAGGttttcagatttttattaaaaaaagagtTGCTGTCCATTTGCGCTTACTCAGTGGAGGagtatagaaattattataaacctCAAAATGGAGGTTTACGTAGGT
Above is a window of Nilaparvata lugens isolate BPH chromosome 4, ASM1435652v1, whole genome shotgun sequence DNA encoding:
- the LOC120350904 gene encoding uncharacterized protein LOC120350904, with amino-acid sequence MSHKMVFLNIYRAPNSNFEVFIELLRSVLSRVIRERRKLVCLCGDFNIDFLKEDRNKKLFENLLSTFKLNKLTDGPTRITRKTASEIDYIISNYPQTLCSSEIIPCSFTDHEGSSVKFGLEKPKSNYKKYVKPKCGKRKCFRVIDTPNINALNDGLSKETWHAVYDSNNVENMFDNFMSSYINHCNSSVPEKSVSRERKRDQIPWITPGIRISSDRMKTLNCLVKTQYFNDSLIYIKTNTGFRYLSFEIYYKIYKSIYKKVLKVAKKKAATAYIKNSSNQVRAIWKFVRLESAKNQELTSDMCIANEIGNIKRGKEAADILNNYFINAPLKIQNSLLEKNDIWDYRSVFNMNLKSKQRFSIFKPLSCEELKEIIKSLKNKKSCDCFNISNFQK